Below is a window of Synechococcus sp. RSCCF101 DNA.
ATGATCGAAACCTCCGGTGTGATCGAGAAGGAGCAGGGAAACGGCTTCTATCTCGTCACCCTCGAGCAACCGGCGGGTCACCAGTGCCTCTGCCGCGCGGCAGGCAAGCTCACGAAATTCCGCATCAAGCTGCTGGCCGGTGACAAGGTGCTGGTGGAGATCAGCCCCTACGACCTCAGCCGCGGACGGATCACCTACCGCGAACGCAACGCCAACGCCGGACCCAGGCCGGGGGGCAACCGCCCCGGCGGGCCCCGGCGTCGCTGAGTCCGGCCCGGGCGGCCTCAGAGCAGCGCCTCGATGGCATCCCGGAAGGCGCTGCGCTGTTTTACCCCCTTCCACTGCTGCTTCAGGGCCTTGTCCATGAACAGCTGCACCGTGGGTGTGCCGCTCACCCCGGCCTGCTCGGCGATGGCCTGATCGGCCTCGATGTCGATCTCGACCCCCTGGGCCTGGCCGCCCAGCTCCGCCAGCACCCGCTTCAGCTGCGGCTTGAGCACGTGGCAGGGCCCGCAGGTGGGTGAGGTGTAGACCACAAGCAGGGGCTTGTCGCTGTCGTGATACAGCTTGCGCAGCGCATAGCTGCCCTTCTGCCAGGAGGCCTCCGGATCGAAGGTCTCCTCGGTGGCGGCGGGCTTGCTGGTCGGGGTCTCGGCCGGAGCGGGGTCCGCCTGCCGGCGCTCGATCGTGGTGGCCAGGCCGTGATGGCTGAGCCAGCGCTCGGCGGCCAGAGCCGCCTGGCAGCCGCTGCCGGCCGCCGTCACGCCCTGGCGCCATTCGGCATCGGCCACATCGCCGGCGGCGAAGACGCCCTCGAGCGAGGTTTCCGGCCGGCCGGGACGGGTGACGATGTAGCCCTTCTGATCGAGCTCCAGCTGACCGCTGAGCAGGTCGGTGTTGGGGGTGTGACCGATGGCGTAGAAGAGCCCACGCACGGGCAGGGACTGGAGGGAACCATCCCGGCGATCCCGCAGCTGCAGGGCCTCGAGCCAGGCGCCCCCCTCCACGTCGGCCACCTCCTGATGCCAGTGGATCGTGATCGCCGGGTTCATCCGCACCCGATCCGCCATGGCGGCGCTGGCCCGGAGGCGATCGGAGCGCACGATCAGGTGCACATGGCTGCCGTACTTGGTCAGGTACACCGCCTCCTCGCAGGCCGAATCACCGCCGCCCACCACGGCCAGCTCCTCGCTGCGGAACTGGGGCGTGGCTCCGTCGCAGATGGCGCAGGCGCTGATGCCCTGACTCCAGAACTGCTCCTCGTGGGGAAGCCCGAGACGGTTGGCGCTGGCGCCGGTGGCCACGATCAGAGCGTGGGTGCGGATCACCCGACCCTCCACCTCCAGGCTGTAGGGACGGCTGGAGCAGTCGATGCGGTCCGCATCGGCCTCCAGCAGCCGGGCACCCCAGCGCACCGCCTGCGCCTTCATCAGGTCCATCAGCTCGGGCCCCAGCACACCATCGGGGAAGCCGGGGAAGTTCTCCACGTGGGTGGTGGTCATCAGCTGACCGCCGGGGATGCCGCCCCGCTGGAAGCCGGTGATCAGCAGCGGGCTGAGGTTGGCCCGAGCCGCGTAGATGGCGGCGGTGTACCCGGCGGGCCCGGAACCGACGATGACCAGGTTCTCGATCGCCTCAGCGTGATCGACAGGGCGCTGCTCCCCCATGGGCCTAATGCGGAGTGACTATGAGTTGACCCTAGGGCCCCGGCCGCCCCATCCGTTGCACGACACCAACCGGGCCGACCGATCCGCTGAAGGCTCCGGCTCCATTTCAAGGGCCTCAGAGCGACGTCTTAAGAAAGGCTTCAGATTTCAGATCACGCGCTGATCGGGCCCGGGGATTCGCGGATGCTGAACCGAGGCGCAGCGAAGCGATGCAGCAGGGTCAGCCGCCAGGGGAGGGTTCCTCGGCCGAGCGACCGGTCTTCAGAGAGGGAACCATCAGCAGGGACGCCTCCAGACCGTCTGGGTCCTGACCCAGGCACAGGGTCCACTCCCGGAATTCCTGGGTGATGGCGAAGCTGTCCTCGTAGCGCTGAGCGGCATCCATCACCGCGATGCGGGTGGAGGCCCAGCAGGTGGCCACGAAGACACGGCGCTCACGGGATGCATCCATGGGGCTCAGCTCCGAGGGGGTACAGATTGGCCAGAACCGGGGTGAACCGGTCCTGCTGATTCGCAGAAGTTCGCATTCCAGGTGGCTGGGGCGATGTAGTCACGGCTGCATCCCGGCCAGCTGATGGGCGGTCAGGCCATGCAGGGCGCTGTAGTCGAGCCCCGCGGCGTCCCTGGCCGCCGGGCTCTCCAGCAGTTGCTGCAGGCCCGTGAGACCGGCGGCGTTGAGTCCGGCCTCACGGGCGGACTGAAGGAACAGGGTCAGGTCCTTGTTGAGATGGGCCAGCGGAAAGTTGGCCCCCGCGTAGTCGCCGGAGAGCATCCGCGGCAGCTTCTTGTCGAACGTGGGGGCATGGAGGGCACTGGGCCGCAACACATCCATGAACGCCTCGACGGACACGCCCGAGCGCTGCACCAGGTGGAGCGACAGACTGAAGGCGTGGGTGAGGCTGGCGATCAGCTGGTTGAGGGCCAGCTTGGCGATCAGCGCCTGACCCCAGTCCCCCAGATGCGTGGGCTGCTCGCTCAGGGCCGCCACCAGGGCGTCGGCGCGCCTGAGAGCCGCCTCCGGCCCCGCAGTCATCACCAGGAGCCGCCCCGCCAGGGCCTCGGGCTTGCTGCCCAGCACGGGAGCCTCAAGGTGCTCGCAACCCTGTTCGGCCAGCCAGCGGCCCAGGCAGCGACTCTCCTGCGGCGCGATCGTGGCGATCTGCATCAGCAGACGCCCCTTCAGAGCAGGGGCGCAGGACTCCAGCTGGTCTCGGGTGGTGGAGCCATCGCTGAGAACGCTCACCACCAACCCGGCGCTCGCCACAGCCGCGGCGGGGGTGGACGCCAGGCAAGCCCCGGCCGTCACCAGCGCCTCGGCCCGTTGCGGGGTTCTGTTCCAGACGGTGAGCGGATGGCCGCAGCTCAGCAGCCGCTGGCCGATGGCCCCCCCCAGGTGTCCGGTCCCGAGGAGTGCAACGGGTGCGGGAGCGGGGCTGGAGTGGGTCATCTCGTGCGGTGGCGGGCAGGGGCGAACCTGTTCGGATCCCCTGGCGCAGCGGGTCTGCGGGGGTGCGCCGAGGCAGGTCGTGAATACTGTCTTCGATGAGTGCCCTTGCGAGGAGGCGCGTTGCCCACGCTTTTGGTGACCAGGGAGTCGGCCGCCGGGGAGACCCGTGTGGCGGTCACGCCCGACACGGTGCGTCGCTACCAGAGCCGCGGCTTTGCGGTGAAGGTGGAACAGGGCGCCGGTGAGCGTTCCGGTTTCAGCGACCAGGCCTATGCCGCCGCCGGCGCCGAACTGGTGCCGCCGGGCCTGGACAGTGCCTGGAATGAAGCACGCGTGCTGCCGGTGGTTCAGGCGCCGCCGCTGAAGCGGCTGGCCCTGCTTCCCGAGGGCGCGCTGGTGGTGGGGTTGCTCAACCCCCACGGCAACCGGGCCCTGGTGGATGCCCTCAACCGCTCCCGCCTCTCGGCCGTGGCGATGGAGCTGCTGCCGCGCATCAGCCGGGCCCAGTCGGCCGATGCCCTCTCCTCCCAGGCGAATGTGGCGGGCTACAAGGCGGTGCTCCTGGCCGCCGCCGCCCTCGACCGCTATATGCCGATGCTGATGACAGCGGCAGGAACCGTCCAGCCGGCCCGGGTGGTGGTGCTGGGCGCCGGGGTGGCCGGGCTTCAGGCTGTCGCCACCGCCAGGCGTCTCGGTGCCGTGGTCTACGTCTCCGACATCCGGCCGGCGGTGAAGGAGCAGGTGGAGTCGCTGGGCGCCCGCTTCATCGAGCCCCCCACCCAGGAGGAGAAGCCGTCGGAATCGGGCGGCTATGCCCGCCAGGCCTCGGAAGCCTTCCTGGCGGCCCAGCGTCAGCAGCTGGCCGATCAGCTGGCCCAGGCCGACATCGCCATCTGCACCGCCCAGGTGCCCGGCCGCCAGGCACCCCGCCTGATCAGCGACGACATGCTCGAAGGCATGAGGCCGGGGTCGGTGGTGGTGGACCTGGCCGTGGCCCAGGGCGGCAACTGCGCCGGCAGTGAACCCAACACCACCGTGGCGCGCCATGGCGTGCAGGTGATCGGCGCCAACGACCTCCCCTGCACCGTGCCGCACCACGCCAGCGCCCTCTACGCCCGCAACGTGGCCACCCTGCTGGAGTCCGCCCTGAAGGAGGGGGAGCTGGTCCTGGACCTGGAGGACCAGCTCATCGGCGACTCCCTGCTCGTCCAGGACGGCAGCTGCCGCCGCGACGACATCGTTCCCCCCAATCCGCCCTCCTGATGGCTCTCAACGAACTGCTCTGGGTGCTGCTGCTGGGCAGCCTTCTCGGCCTGGAACTGATCGGCAAGGTGCCGCCCACGCTCCACACCCCGCTGATGTCGGGCGCCAATGCCATCAGCGGCATCACGGTGCTCGCCGCGCTGACCCTGATCGCCCGCGCCGGCGACCGGGTCCCCCTGCTGGTGCTGGGGGCCGTGTCCCTCGGTTTCGCGCTCTACAACGTCGTCGGCGGCTTTCTGGTCACCGACCGCATGCTGGCGATGTTCAGCCGCCGCAAGCCCGCCTCCTCCCGCTCCACCAAGTCCTGATGACCGTTTCCGTCGCGAAGATCGCCATCGATCTGGCAGCCGTTCTGCTGCTGGCCCTGGGCATCAAGGGGCTCTCCAAGGTGCGCTCGGCCCGCAGCGCCAACGGTCTGGCGGCCCTGGCCATGGGGCTGGCCGTGGTGGGTCTGCTGATCCAGGTGCAACCGCCACCGGTGGCCTGGCTCTGGATCGCGATCGGCTCCGCGGTCGGCGGCTTCCTCGGCACCCTCACCGCCCGCACGGTGGCCATGACCGCCATGCCCCAGACGGTGGCCCTGTTCAACGGCTGCGGTGGCATGTCCTCCCTGCTGGTGGCGCTGGGCGTGGCCCTGGTGCCCCAGGGCGAATCCCTGATGGCGCCGGTGGTGGAGGCCGTGTCGATCGCCATCTCGGTGCTGGTGGGGGCCATCACCTTCAGCGGCTCGATCGTGGCGATGGGCAAGCTGCAGGGCTGGCTCTCCACCCCGGCCTGGGCCCAGACCAGGGCCCGCCACGCCGTCAACATCGCCCTGGCGGTGGCCGCGCTGATCGGCCTGATCGCCACGGTGGTTCCGATCGCCGGCGGAGCCCAGGCCGACGCCACCGCTCCGATCGCCGCGCTCACCCTGCTGGTGCTGGCCTCCAGCCTGCTGGGCATCGGCGTGACCATGCCCATCGGCGGGGCCGACATGCCGGTGGTGATCTCCCTGCTCAACAGCTATTCCGGTGTGGCCGCCGCCGCCGCCGGCTTCGTGGTGGGCAGTCAGCTGCTGATCGTGGCCGGCGCCATGGTGGGCGCCGCCGGCCTGATCCTCACCAAGGTGATGTGCGACGGCATGAACCGATCGCTCGTCTCGGTGCTCTTCGGGGGAGCCCTCGGGGGCACGGCTGCCGCGTCCGGCGGCGGCGGCGAGTACACCAACATCACCTCCTGCAGCCCGGAGGAGTGCGCCCTCACCCTCGAGGCGGCCGAGCGGGTGGTGATCGTTCCCGGCTACGGCCTGGCGGTGGCCCAGGCCCAGCACGTGCTGCGGGAGGTGACCAACCTGCTGGAGCAGCACGGCGTGGCCGTGGATTACGCGATTCACCCGGTGGCCGGCCGCATGCCGGGCCACATGAACGTCCTGCTGGCTGAGGCCGACGTGCCCTACGAGCAGCTCAAGGAGATGGACGTGATCAACCCCGAGTTCCCGGCCACCGATGTGGTGCTGGTGCTCGGCGCCAACGACGTGGTCAATCCCCAGGCCAAGAAGGACCCGACCTCACCCCTCTACGGCATGCCCGTGCTCGATGTGCAGGAGGCCACCAGCGTCTTCGTGGTGAAACGGGGCATGAGTGCCGGCTACTCGGGCATCAAGAACGACCTGTTCGAGCTGACCAACACCTCGATGGTGTTCGGCGATGCCAAGGCGGTGCTCGGGACCCTGCTGCAGGAGCTGCGAGAGCTGGGCGTCGGCAAGGCTGCAGCGAAGGTCTAGGGTCCGCGATCGCACCGGCGTGGAGAGCGCCTCCTTCAGACAGGCTCTCCCCTGGCTGGGGCCTGACCTT
It encodes the following:
- a CDS encoding Re/Si-specific NAD(P)(+) transhydrogenase subunit alpha, with the protein product MPTLLVTRESAAGETRVAVTPDTVRRYQSRGFAVKVEQGAGERSGFSDQAYAAAGAELVPPGLDSAWNEARVLPVVQAPPLKRLALLPEGALVVGLLNPHGNRALVDALNRSRLSAVAMELLPRISRAQSADALSSQANVAGYKAVLLAAAALDRYMPMLMTAAGTVQPARVVVLGAGVAGLQAVATARRLGAVVYVSDIRPAVKEQVESLGARFIEPPTQEEKPSESGGYARQASEAFLAAQRQQLADQLAQADIAICTAQVPGRQAPRLISDDMLEGMRPGSVVVDLAVAQGGNCAGSEPNTTVARHGVQVIGANDLPCTVPHHASALYARNVATLLESALKEGELVLDLEDQLIGDSLLVQDGSCRRDDIVPPNPPS
- a CDS encoding NAD(P)-dependent oxidoreductase, with the translated sequence MTHSSPAPAPVALLGTGHLGGAIGQRLLSCGHPLTVWNRTPQRAEALVTAGACLASTPAAAVASAGLVVSVLSDGSTTRDQLESCAPALKGRLLMQIATIAPQESRCLGRWLAEQGCEHLEAPVLGSKPEALAGRLLVMTAGPEAALRRADALVAALSEQPTHLGDWGQALIAKLALNQLIASLTHAFSLSLHLVQRSGVSVEAFMDVLRPSALHAPTFDKKLPRMLSGDYAGANFPLAHLNKDLTLFLQSAREAGLNAAGLTGLQQLLESPAARDAAGLDYSALHGLTAHQLAGMQP
- the trxB gene encoding thioredoxin-disulfide reductase: MGEQRPVDHAEAIENLVIVGSGPAGYTAAIYAARANLSPLLITGFQRGGIPGGQLMTTTHVENFPGFPDGVLGPELMDLMKAQAVRWGARLLEADADRIDCSSRPYSLEVEGRVIRTHALIVATGASANRLGLPHEEQFWSQGISACAICDGATPQFRSEELAVVGGGDSACEEAVYLTKYGSHVHLIVRSDRLRASAAMADRVRMNPAITIHWHQEVADVEGGAWLEALQLRDRRDGSLQSLPVRGLFYAIGHTPNTDLLSGQLELDQKGYIVTRPGRPETSLEGVFAAGDVADAEWRQGVTAAGSGCQAALAAERWLSHHGLATTIERRQADPAPAETPTSKPAATEETFDPEASWQKGSYALRKLYHDSDKPLLVVYTSPTCGPCHVLKPQLKRVLAELGGQAQGVEIDIEADQAIAEQAGVSGTPTVQLFMDKALKQQWKGVKQRSAFRDAIEALL
- the infA gene encoding translation initiation factor IF-1, whose protein sequence is MIETSGVIEKEQGNGFYLVTLEQPAGHQCLCRAAGKLTKFRIKLLAGDKVLVEISPYDLSRGRITYRERNANAGPRPGGNRPGGPRRR
- a CDS encoding NAD(P)(+) transhydrogenase (Re/Si-specific) subunit beta; amino-acid sequence: MTVSVAKIAIDLAAVLLLALGIKGLSKVRSARSANGLAALAMGLAVVGLLIQVQPPPVAWLWIAIGSAVGGFLGTLTARTVAMTAMPQTVALFNGCGGMSSLLVALGVALVPQGESLMAPVVEAVSIAISVLVGAITFSGSIVAMGKLQGWLSTPAWAQTRARHAVNIALAVAALIGLIATVVPIAGGAQADATAPIAALTLLVLASSLLGIGVTMPIGGADMPVVISLLNSYSGVAAAAAGFVVGSQLLIVAGAMVGAAGLILTKVMCDGMNRSLVSVLFGGALGGTAAASGGGGEYTNITSCSPEECALTLEAAERVVIVPGYGLAVAQAQHVLREVTNLLEQHGVAVDYAIHPVAGRMPGHMNVLLAEADVPYEQLKEMDVINPEFPATDVVLVLGANDVVNPQAKKDPTSPLYGMPVLDVQEATSVFVVKRGMSAGYSGIKNDLFELTNTSMVFGDAKAVLGTLLQELRELGVGKAAAKV
- a CDS encoding NAD(P) transhydrogenase subunit alpha yields the protein MALNELLWVLLLGSLLGLELIGKVPPTLHTPLMSGANAISGITVLAALTLIARAGDRVPLLVLGAVSLGFALYNVVGGFLVTDRMLAMFSRRKPASSRSTKS